The DNA segment CAAGATTTCTGTTGAGGAAAACACTTTTTCAATTTTAATGGAAATGGAAATAAAAAACTCTCTTATTGTTAGGAGTTACTCAGAAGACCCCGAAGCCCCTGACTCTGTCCATATTAAAGACGCAGGAAAAAACGTTCTACCAGGGACTTCAATCAAAGGTGCATTAAGAGCAAGAGCAGAAAAGATAATCAATACAGTTCTTGAAGAAACTAAATCAAAAAATTTTATAGAATCTCTATTTGGAAATGTTGAGGAAGATGAAGAAGGTAACGAAAAACCTGGTGGTTACACAATACCATCAAGTTTTATAGTAGAAGAAGTTCCAATTGAAGATGTTGTTGATAACGAATCACAATATAGAATAAAAATAGATAGGTTTACAGGAGGAACAATAGAGGGCGCACTTATGGACAATGCCCCTCTTTTTACAAAAGAAAATGTTTCCAATATAAAGAACCTTAAGATATCTTTGATAAGAAACCCTCTTGATAGCCAAAAAGGGCTTCTACTTCTACTTATGAAAGACCTGTGGACATCTGACCTCCCTATAGGAGGCGAAAAGAATATCGGGAGAGGGGTTTTTAAAGGTGAAAAAGTAGTGATTATGGACGCTGAGAAAAAGATAGAAATTTCTTCACCTGAAAATATTAAGAACGATGATATAGAAAGATTAAAAAAATTGGTAAAAAGTTTTGCTAAAAATACCGACAAAGATAGAATAGAAAAACGGCTTGCTTTATATAAAAAAAACGGGAGGCAAGATGAGTAACGGATTAAACCTTAAAAGAATACTATCAGAGTCAAACCCTAAGAGTGTTTCTGAAAATATTCTCGACTTTGTAAAGGAATACATAAAAGAAAACTCTTTTGTAGTAGCGTATCTTGATAACGAAGTTCTTATTGGAAAATATAAAGATGGTGATTTTATTTTGCCAGATAATAAAACTATTGACCCTAAATTTATACAAAAACTAAGAATTTTTAATGAAAGTTGTGAACTTTTAGTTTGGCGAAGCAGACAAACTCTTAAAAGCCGTTTTAGAAAAGATGGAAAAGGAGAAAAAGTATTCGTTATAGAAGCAAATCAGGTTCTTTTTGGAACCCAGAAAGACGATAATTTCTCTCAGGACGGTTTTATATCATATATAGAAGATAGAGGGACAGGTGTAATTTTACCAGATATAGGTCTAATTTCAGATTCCGTTAAAGGTAAGAGAATCGGTATAAAAACTCGAAACTACGTAAGTTATACCGAAAATTGGCAAGCAACCTATGATGATGTGAGATTTGTTGGATTTGTTCAATTAGAAGAGGAGGTAAAATAAATGTCAAAGAAAAAGAAAAAGAAAAACAAATGGATGTCTTTTGAAGATTTTCAAAAAGAGTTTGGAAGTGGGCAGACACCTCCAGAAGCACCTAAAGAATCTCATAATATACAAATAAGATACCAACCGACACCTCAAGAATTTCGCAGTTCACAAAGAAGACGCCAACCTACACCTCCCCAAGTACCTGCTAACAATAAAGCCACAGCGCCTTACAACTTTATACCTTTGAGCGAAAAGGTTGTGAAGTCAGATTTTGATATTACAAACTACCCTTTTAATAAATATCACAAAGATTTAAATACAGGGTATATCGAAGTTGAACTTGAAGCAAAAACACCTTTATATATCAGGGACACAATGAACCCTAAAGAAAGAGAAGAGGAAGATAAAATAAACAAAGACGAAAATAGAACACGTGTTGAATGCGCCAACTCAGATTTTTTCTCACCTGCAGAAAGGCCAAGAATACCGGGTAGTTCTTTGCGTGGATTGATAAGAACTATGGTAGAAATAGTCAGTTTTAGTAAATTTGGGTTTTATGAAGACAAACTTTTGTATTATAGAGGTCTTGCTGATAAATCAAGAGTTTTCAGAACAGAATATAGCAAACATATGTCCTCATGGGATAGACATTCAAAAAAAGCTACTTATAAAATGTCTGCAGGGCTTATGTATAAGCAGGGCTTAAAATATTACATTATACCTGCAGAATCTTTTTCTCAAACAGACAAAAAAGTAGGAAAAAGACAATATTTTATCAAACTTGATGAAAACAGGTATCTTGTTGTCTCAGGAGATATGAACAACAAAAAACATGAATGGATAATAACCTGTAATCCTGATAAAAATAGGACAATTGAAGTTCCAAGACAAGATATTAACGAGTATAAAAACGATAGATTAAGGGATTCTACAGTTATAGATGTTGTTAAAAAAGCATCTACAGATAAGTTTGTTCCTTGTTTTTATGTTAATTGGAAAGATGTTAAAGGAAACAATAGAATATCTTTTGGGCATACCCCAATGTTTCGACTTGCTTACCAGAAAACTATAGGAGACCATATATCTAATTTTTTGAAAAATAAAGATATAGATATTGCTTCAACTATTTTTGGTAACGAAAAAGAGTTTGCTGGAAGAGTTTTCTTTGAGGACTCTTATTTTCAAGGTAATAAAGAGGAACTTTTTGAAAGAGAAGAAAAAACTCCTAAAATTCTTTCAACACCAAAACCCACATCGTTCCAGCATTATCTTGAACAGCAAAACAGTTTTAATTTAAACCATTACAATACAAGCGCAAATATCAGAGGATACAAAATGTATTGGCATAAATCAGGTAAAAATTATGAAGAAATTCCGAGTAAAATTGCTAAAAGCCCTAAACAATACACAAAAATCAAACCAGCAAAAGAAGGAGCGAAATTTTTAGGTAGAATAAGATTTGAAAACCTAACAAAAGTTGAATTGGGGGCACTTCTCTTTGCTATCCAATTGAAAGAGGGTTTATGTCATAAGATAGGTATGGGAAAACCTCTCGGTCTTGGTTCTGTAAAGATTACTCCTAAGTTGTTTTTGTCTGAAAGAGAAAAAAGGTACTCAGATTTTATGTGTGAATTTGTTGAGGCAAAAAATTCCGAGACAGAAACTAAAGAATTTATTGAAAAATTTGAGGATTATGTTTTAAAGCAATTAGGAGAGAAAGGGAAAAAAACATTTTGGGAACTTTCTCGACTTAAAGAGTTGAGTTGTATGCTTGATTTTGAAGGTAGACCTTCTGATGATAACACATCTTATATGAATATAGAACCAGTGAATCAATTTAAAGATAGAAAAACTTTACCCAAACCTTCTGAGGTAATTTAATATGGCAAAAATTCTTATAATAACTGTTGGTGGTTCAGCAGAACCGATTCTTGAATTTTTGGAGGCATACAGACAAGAAGCAGTACTTATATACTTTATTTGTACAGGAGGTCCAGGAAAGGTCTCAACATCAAACCTTGTTGACGGGGATGGAGATGTTTTTCCTGCACCAGAAAAGAGTAACAGTTGCGGTATTCAGATAGGTAAAATATCTAACTCTCGTAAAAACATAATTCAAAGAAGCGGTTATAAGGGAGATTATACTAAAGTTATCTTAGATAACCCAGACGATTTTGAGGAAGTACACTTAAAAATTTCATCAACTATAAGAGAAGCAAAAGAAAGTGGATATAAAATAATATCAGATTTTACTGGTGGAACTAAAACAATGTCAGCGGTGCTGGCAATGTTATCTGTTCTTGATTTTGATATAAATCTTTCACTAACAACAGGGCAAAGGAAAGATACTGAAAAAGTAAAAGGATTTTCTTTTTCTCGTATTATAAATCTTGATTCAGCCAGAGTGAACCAAGTTTTTCAGCAAGCCGATATCTTAACTCAAAAATATCTTTACTACTCGGCAGAAGAACTTTTTTCCAGATTGCTACGTTTTGGGCTTCAGCAGAATATTTTAACCCAAGTTGAGGAAAAATATAATAAATGTATAGCACTCTCTCTTTGGGATAGATTTGATTATACAGGTGCTTTCAAAATCCTTTCTGACAACCCAGACCTTTTTCCAGAAGGCTTTAAATACCTTCTAAAAATATTTGATAAATCCAACTGTTCTAGTTATGAAAAAGTTTTTGACCTTTTTTGTAACGCAGAAAGACAGGCGTATAACGGTTATTACGATAACGCAGTAGCAAGAGTTTATCGTGCTTTAGAACTTTTTGCTCAGATAA comes from the bacterium genome and includes:
- a CDS encoding RAMP superfamily CRISPR-associated protein; this encodes MNKERILIKGKIRNLTPLLIGSGIGDNSDVDTIRDKDENPYIPATSFLGALKSAINLEENYTSDLLCFWGNISKNNSCQSNISCSDLELIEEQNVEVVIRDGIKLNNKTGMVKDKGKYDFEIIPSGTEFRVEIEITSNENNYLFHRKMAGTILSTLEKGVSLGAKVSSGLGRIKLVEKKSFIYEFNNKKDILAWLKKEDLSEDVSAQLLNDKISVEENTFSILMEMEIKNSLIVRSYSEDPEAPDSVHIKDAGKNVLPGTSIKGALRARAEKIINTVLEETKSKNFIESLFGNVEEDEEGNEKPGGYTIPSSFIVEEVPIEDVVDNESQYRIKIDRFTGGTIEGALMDNAPLFTKENVSNIKNLKISLIRNPLDSQKGLLLLLMKDLWTSDLPIGGEKNIGRGVFKGEKVVIMDAEKKIEISSPENIKNDDIERLKKLVKSFAKNTDKDRIEKRLALYKKNGRQDE
- the csx19 gene encoding CRISPR-associated protein Csx19; its protein translation is MSNGLNLKRILSESNPKSVSENILDFVKEYIKENSFVVAYLDNEVLIGKYKDGDFILPDNKTIDPKFIQKLRIFNESCELLVWRSRQTLKSRFRKDGKGEKVFVIEANQVLFGTQKDDNFSQDGFISYIEDRGTGVILPDIGLISDSVKGKRIGIKTRNYVSYTENWQATYDDVRFVGFVQLEEEVK
- a CDS encoding TIGR03986 family CRISPR-associated RAMP protein — protein: MSKKKKKKNKWMSFEDFQKEFGSGQTPPEAPKESHNIQIRYQPTPQEFRSSQRRRQPTPPQVPANNKATAPYNFIPLSEKVVKSDFDITNYPFNKYHKDLNTGYIEVELEAKTPLYIRDTMNPKEREEEDKINKDENRTRVECANSDFFSPAERPRIPGSSLRGLIRTMVEIVSFSKFGFYEDKLLYYRGLADKSRVFRTEYSKHMSSWDRHSKKATYKMSAGLMYKQGLKYYIIPAESFSQTDKKVGKRQYFIKLDENRYLVVSGDMNNKKHEWIITCNPDKNRTIEVPRQDINEYKNDRLRDSTVIDVVKKASTDKFVPCFYVNWKDVKGNNRISFGHTPMFRLAYQKTIGDHISNFLKNKDIDIASTIFGNEKEFAGRVFFEDSYFQGNKEELFEREEKTPKILSTPKPTSFQHYLEQQNSFNLNHYNTSANIRGYKMYWHKSGKNYEEIPSKIAKSPKQYTKIKPAKEGAKFLGRIRFENLTKVELGALLFAIQLKEGLCHKIGMGKPLGLGSVKITPKLFLSEREKRYSDFMCEFVEAKNSETETKEFIEKFEDYVLKQLGEKGKKTFWELSRLKELSCMLDFEGRPSDDNTSYMNIEPVNQFKDRKTLPKPSEVI
- a CDS encoding TIGR02710 family CRISPR-associated CARF protein; translated protein: MAKILIITVGGSAEPILEFLEAYRQEAVLIYFICTGGPGKVSTSNLVDGDGDVFPAPEKSNSCGIQIGKISNSRKNIIQRSGYKGDYTKVILDNPDDFEEVHLKISSTIREAKESGYKIISDFTGGTKTMSAVLAMLSVLDFDINLSLTTGQRKDTEKVKGFSFSRIINLDSARVNQVFQQADILTQKYLYYSAEELFSRLLRFGLQQNILTQVEEKYNKCIALSLWDRFDYTGAFKILSDNPDLFPEGFKYLLKIFDKSNCSSYEKVFDLFCNAERQAYNGYYDNAVARVYRALELFAQIRLEKKYSIKTSCLEKSIDKVIDKEKWESKRREDGKIQIGLIDSYELLLELLDPVGNAYKDYKGELFNILNLRNNSKLAHGDNPVNSEQWDEFSDFFRSFIGECCKNIGVTPEYFQLPKTI